Within Conexibacter woesei DSM 14684, the genomic segment TTCGAGGAGGCGATCGGCTTCACCGTCTACGACACGATCCGCTACCGCGAGGCGCTCCAGCCGCTGGTCGAGGAGGAGGTCGGCACGCTGCTCGGCCGGCTTGCCGCACGCGTCGATCCCGACCGCGCCGTCGAGATCGTCGCCTCGGGCGCCGACCCGCTGCGCGAGCTGATCGGCGCGCTGCACTCGAAGCTGCTGCTCGCCGAGCTGCGCCGCCAGCGCGACGAGCGCCGAGAGCCGTAGGGCGGCGCGTCGGCGGGTGGCTCAGGCCGCTCGGCCGCGTGGCTCAGCCCGCGGCGCGGCTCAACCAGCGGCGCGGCTCAGCCCGCGGCGCGCTCGAACGCGGCCAGCGCGAGCGTCCAGGCGCCCTCCAGCTCCGCGCCGGGCGGGAAGCGGCCGGCCAGTTCGAGCGAGACCATGCCGTGCGCGAACGCCCAGACCGCGCGTGCGAGGTCGGGGTCGCCGCCCGCGGCCGCCACCAGCGGCGCCGCGGCGCGCTCCTCGACGCCGGCCGGCAGCCGCTCGCGCGCGAGCGGCCGGTCGGTCATCAGCCGGTACAGCTGCGGCTGCGCGAGCGCAGAGGCGCGGTAGGCGGCGCCGAGCTGCGCGAGCGACGGACCCGCCGCCTCCAGCCCGCGCGCGGTCGCCTCGAACCCCTCGGCGACGAGCAGCGTCTCGATCGCGGTGCGGTCGGCGAAGTGCTTGTAGAGCGATGGCGGCTTGATCCCCAGCCGTCTCGCGAGACGGCCCATCGTGAGCGCGTCGGCTCCCTCCTCGGCGAGCAGGGAGCGCGCGACGTCGAGGATCTCCCGCTGGCGGTCGCTGAGCGCGACGTCAGCGAGCACGCTGGAACCCCTCGTGGTCGCGCAGGCCGTAGCCGCAGGCGCGGTCGACGGCGATGTGCGCGCACCATGCGACGCCGGCGATGAAGAGGCTCAGCGGGACGGGGTCGGGCAGCGCGATCAGCGTCAGCGCGAGCGCCGGCCACCAGCGGTGCAGCGCGTTGTAGAGCGGGACGGCGCGCGGGTGCAGCTGACCTCTCGCGAGTCCGGCACCGGCACCGGCAAGCAGCGCGAGGTCGGGTCCGAGCAGGCCGGCGAGGCCGGGCAGCCATGCACCGTGCTTGACGATCTCGAACAGCGCGAACGCGAGCAGGAGGACGGCGAGGCCCGCGTAGACGGCGCGGGCGGCGCCGAAGCGGGGCCGCTCGGCGGCGGCCGCTCGATCGCGGGCCGGCCGGTCGGCGGCGGAACGGGGCGTGGTGGTGCGTGCGGGGGCGGCGGGGGAGAGCGCGGGCATGGGATCTCCGATGCGGTGGCTAATAGGCGTAGCCAGAACATAGGCTAATAGTCTTAGCCGCGTCAAGTCCCGCTCACCAGGCGGCGGTGTGCGCCTCCATCACGCCGCGTCCCTCGGCCAGCTCGACGCCGCCGGGCAGCGTGCCGGCGAAGGTCCCGAACGGCTGGCGGTAGGAGCTGCGCACGAGCAGCAGGTTCTCGTTGCGCTCGCGCAGCGCCTCTGCGCTGAAGCGCAGGTCGCCGCCGTCGTCGGTCGTGACGCGGCCGAGGTCGTCGGCGAACGTCGCGGGGGCGGCCTCGACGGGGATGCCGTCGAGCCAGACCGTCCGCTCGCTCCCGTGCACGGGGTCGTTGATCCCCTCGACGAGGTTCCACGCCGCCGCGCGGCCGTCCGCGGTCGTGCCGACGCCGGCCGACCAGCGCCACGCGGTGTGGCGCGCGTGGTAGCCGGCGCTGTCGTCGACGACGGCAGCCGCGTCGAGCGCGTGCTCGACGCCGTCGAGCACGACACGGCCGTGCGCGCGCACGCCGCCCTGCTTGCGGGTCCAGGCGTAGGCGCCGCCGTGCGGGCAGAGCGTCTCGACGCCGTCGACCTCGTCGAGCGTGAGGTCGATCTGGACGTCGCCGTCGCGCACGGTGACGCGGCCCGGCTCGGCCATCGCGAGCCGCACGCCGCCGCGCGAGAGGCGCGTGCGCTCGTGCAGCCGTTCCGCCGAGCGGTCCCAGACGGCCCAGAACGACTGTCGCCCCAGCCCGACGCGCACCGCGCCGACGCAGACCATCAGCTCCGCGCCGTAGACGCCGACGTAGCGCCACTGCTTCAGCGGTCGCGCTCCGCGCCAGCCGGGCATCCGCGCCGGCGGCAGCGCCAGCGCGGCGAGCGCCGCCGGACGCGCCGCGCCGAAGCGGCCGCGGTAGGGCCCGAACGCCCCGCCGGCGCCGGCCGTGCCGCTTGCGCCAGCGTCGCTCGCGCCCGTCGCGGCGGGCTCGGATGCGGCTCTCGCGTCGTCAGTCGTTGGCGCCATGCGGCTGGTGCTTCGCACTGCGAGTTCCACGGCGGCGTGCATCGGTTTGCAACGTCTCGGGGAACTCGCGGTATTCTTTCGAGTCCGGGATTGACTGACCAGTCAATCTGTCCTGCCTTGGAGGATCACCACACCGTGCGCGCCGCGGCGATCCAGCTGAACTCTACTGAGGATCGCGATCGCAACCTCGCAGTTGCCGACCGCCTCGTCCGCGCCGCCGCCTCCGACGGCGCGACGTTCGTCGTCCTGCCGGAGAAGTGGAGCGTGCTCGGCACGCCCGCGCAGCTCGCCGCCGGCGCCGAGCCGCTCGACGGCGCCGCGATCTCGTGGGCCCGCACGACCGCGCGTGAGCTGGGGATCGACCTCGTCGCGGGCTCGATCGTCGAGCACGTCGTCGGCCACGACAAGCGCGCGAACACGAGCGTGCACGTCGGCCCCGACGGCGAGATCCGCGCGACCTACCGCAAGGTCCACCTGTTCGACGTCGAGGTCGGTGGCACCGTCTACCGCGAGTCCGACGGCGAGGAGCCGGGCGGGGAGCTGGTCACCAGCGCGCTCGCCGGCGGCGTCGAGCTGGGCATGGCCGTCTGCTACGACCTGCGCTTCCCGGAGCTGTTCCGCATCCTCGCGCTGCGCGGCGCGCGCGTCGTGACGCTGCCGTCCGCCTTCACGCTCGCGACGACGCGCGACCACTGGGAGATCCTGCTGCGCGCGCGGGCGATCGAGAACCAGAGCTTCGTCGTCGCGCCGAACCAGATCGGCCCGCATCCGCCGGGCAACCAGTCGGGCGGCCGCTCGATGATCGTCGACCCGTGGGGTCTCGTGCTCGCGACGGCGCCCGACGAGGAGGGCTATGTGACCGCAGACCTCGACTTCGCCCACCAGGAGGAGATCCGCGCGAGACTGCCGGCGCTCGCCAACCGCCGTCCGGCCGCGTACGCGTGGCCCGAGGGAGCGGCAGCCTGATGGCCCGCACGCAGGCAGCCGTCGACAAGCGGCGTCTGATCCTCGACGCCGCCGTGCGCGTCTTCGCGCGGCAGGGCTTCCACACCTGCCGCGTCTCGGACATCGCCGACGAGGCGAGAGTCGCCTACGGCCTCGTCTACCACTACTTCAAGTCCAAGGACGAGATCCTCGACACGCTCTTCCTCGAGCGCTGGGGCATCCTCCTGAGGGCGATCGCCGAGGTCGACGCGCAGGAGATCCCCCCGAGGGAGAAGCTCCACGCGATTGCGTCCTTCATCGTCGACTCCTACAGCCACGACCCCGACCTGATGAAGGTCATCATCGTCGAGGTCACGCGCGCGGCGAACACGTTCGGCCGCACGCACCTGCCGCAGATCAAGCAGGCGTACGTGCAGATCGCGGCGATCGTCGACCGCGCCCAGCGCGACGGCGTCTTCCGCGACGACGTGACGCCGGATTTCGCAGCGATGGCCTTCTATGGCGCCGTCGAGCAGGTTCTGACAGGCTGGATCTTCTCGTTGCTCCCGGTCGGCGATCGGGAATACGAGAACGCCAAGACCCTCATCGTCGAGACGATCTGCGGCGGACTGGAGCGCGTCGAGGGTTAGCGCCTACCGCCGGGAGAGCTGATTGAATGCCCGAACTCATGAAGGAAAGCGACCTCGTCAAGCGACTCGTCTGGTCCGGCCTGCTGGCTGGGATCGGCGCGCTCGCCAGCATCGCGACCCAGCGCCTCGCGACCTTCATCTGGATCCGCGCGTTCGGCGAGGAGCCGCCGGAGTGACGTCCGGCGTCCCGTTCGGCTCCGGACCGGAGGAAGGCGCGGCGGACGCCGAGCCGACGACCGAGCAGCCGCCCGTCACCGCGCCGCCGCCGCTCGTAGGCGCGCCGCCGTCGGCGTCCGGTGCCCCGCCGCTTGCGATCCCCGGCATCCCCCTCGACAGACCCGAGCTGCACGTCGGCGCCGCCTTCGTCGGCGGCCTGCTGCTCGCGACGGTCCTCAAGCGCTTTGCCCGCTGACGATCCGACAACCAAGAACATCGCGCAGGCGATCACCGAGGTCTCCGAGAAGGCGTCGCTGCTCGTGCGCGAGGAGATCGAGCTGGCGAAGGCGGAGATCAGCGCCAGAGTCACGAAGCTCGTCAAGGGCGCGATCGTCGGCATCGCCGCCGGCATCTTCGTCGTCGTCGGCCTGCTCTACCTGATCGAGTCGGCCGCCTGGGGCGTCTGGCAGATCAGTGGCTGGGGCACGAACTACTGGTTCGGCTTCCTCGTCGTCGCGCTCGTGCTCTTCCTGCTCGGCGGGCTCGCCGGTGCGCTCGCGTACAAGGCGGTCAAGGCCGGCGCTCCGCCGACGCCCGAGATGGCGATCGGTGAGGCGAAGAAGATCCGCGAGACGGTCACGGCACAGAGTGCCGACGCCGCGCCGCCCGTCCCGGGCAGCACCACGAGAGGGACCTCCTGATGCCGCCCACGCGCACGCCGGAGCAGATCCGCGCCTCGATCGAGGCCAACCGCAGAGACCTCGGCGCCTCGCTGGAGGTTCTGCGCGGTCAGGTCGAGGAGCTGACCGACTGGCGCAAGCAGCTCGCCGCGAAGCAGAGAGAGGCGATCATCGCCGCGGCGGTCACGGGCTTCGTGCTCGGCGGCGGGATCGCGGCGGTCGGCGGGATCGTCTTCGGTCGCCGTCGCCGCAAGAAGCGCCGGCGCTAGCGCAAGAAGCGCCGGCGCTAGCGAGCGCCAGCAAGCGCGTCGCTTCGAGCGCGCGTCGCCCAGAGCATCAGAAGAGGCCCGCACGAGCGGGCCTCTGTCGTTCCCGGGTCCCCGGACCCGTCCTGCTCAGTGAATCGTCGGCAGACCTGCGCGGACGCGACGGTCGACGCCGTTGCGCCGGTCGGTCGCGCTGCTGAGCCAGCCCAGCTGCGGATCACGTGCGCGCCGCGGAGCGGCTCGGCGTGCGGAGAGCACGCGCTCGTCCCGGCGGTCTGCGCGCCCGGCCGCCGTCGCGAACGCCAGCACGAGCGTTGCGAAGGTGATCCAACCGATTGCGATGACGCCGATGTCGAGGAGGTCCATCTGGTCTCCTTGTCTCCCGATTGCTGCCGCACTCATGGTGCACCCCTGCATCACCGTGCGAAGCTCCCAAGATCCTGTCGTGCCCGCTCACGGCCGTATGAAAACGGGAGCTTCAGCATAGGTTTAAGAATGTTCTGCCCAACGGCGGACGGAACTCCTCCATTTCAAGGCGCTCCGATGCGCCTGTTTGGCGTGCGTCATGAGAGATGGCTGAGCGGGAGCGCGCCGACGCCGAGCAGTCCCGGACCGACGTGCGTGCCGATCACAGGGCCGATCTCGGACACGAAGACCGGGTCGGTCCCGTAGATCTCGCGGCCGCGCTCGACCAGCCGCGCGCACTCCTGCGGCGCCTGGATGTGCTGGACGACCCAGCCGTCCGCGCCGTCATCGTGGCGCGTGCGCAGGTACTCGACCATCCGCTCGAACGCGCGACCGGAGGTGCGGACGCGCTCGATCGGCGTGATCTCTGACTCGACGGTGAGGATCGGCTTGATCCGGAGCGCCGAGCCGAGCCACGCCTGCGCCGCCGCGATCCGCCCGCCGCGCCGCAGGTACTCGAGCGTGTCGATCGCGAACCACATCTTCAGCGCCTCGCGCGCGGCGCGCGCATGCTCGACGACCTCCTCCGCGGTCGTGCCGCGGGCCGCCGCCGCGTGCGCCGCGAGCACCATCAGGCCCTCGCCGCCGCACGCGCTCGCCGAGTCGAGCACGTGGACGCGCGCGGCGCGCTCGCCGAGCTGCTCGCGCGCCTGCTCGGCGGCCTGCACGGTTCCGGACATGCCGCCCGCAAGGTGGATCGAGACGACGTCGCGGCCCTCGTCCAGCAGCGGCTCGTAGACCGCGAGGAAGTCGCCGATCGACGGCTGCGAGGTCGTCGGCAGGCTGCCCGTCGTCGCGAGGTGGGCGTAGTAGCCGTCGAAGTCCGGCAGCTCGGCCTCGCGGTCCTCGCGACCGTCCCAGTGCACGTAGAGGCTGACCTCGTGGATCCCGCGCGCGGCAACCAGCTGACGAGGCAGGTAGTGGCAGGTGTCGGTGACGATCGCGACCGGTGCCATGCGGGCGCCACCCTAGTCGATTCACTCACCCCGGCGTGCACTACGTCACACTCCACACATGGTGACGACGCTGTACCGCTGCCCGACCCCGACCGACGTGCTCTGCCCGTGTGGTCGTGTCGCGCGGGCGCTGCGGCGGGCCGGCGTCGAGTACGACGAGGTGCGCGTGCCGCACCGCCGTTCGCGGCGCGCGCAGATCGAGCAGCTCACCGGGCAGCGTCGTGTGCCCGTCGTCGAGCTCGACGGCGAGGCGATCTGCGACTCCCGCCGGATCGTCGAGCACCTCAGCGCGCGAGCGCGCTAGCAGGCAGGCCGCGCGGGCCGTTCAGGATCGGTCACTACAGTCCCGCGCATGCTCGCCCGCGTCCTCACCGCGACCGGCCTGTTCGCCGCGGTCGCCACCGTCGCCGCGCCAAGCGCGGCTGCCAGAGACCCGATCGTCCCGCTCTCCGACGTCCACCGCGGGATGACGTGCACCGCGCGGACCGTCGTGCAGGGGACGACGATCACGACGTTCGGCGTCGAGGTGCTCGACGTCGTCGACGACGTCAGCGGAACCGGCCCGCGGATCCTCGTGCGCGTCTCGGGCGACGCGGTCGCCGGCAGCGGGATCGCGTCGGGCTTCTCGGGCTCGCCCGTCTACTGCGCCGATCGCACCGGGGCGGTCGGCAACGCCGGCGCGGTCTCGGCGACGATCGGGCAGTACGGCAACGACGTCGGGCTCGTGACGCCGATCGAGCAGCTGCTCGGGTTGCGCGCGAAGCCGCCGTCCGGGGCGCGCAAGGCGACGCGCGCCGAGGCGGCGAGCGTGAGACCGATCGCGGCGCCGCTGACGTTCACCGGCCTCTCGCCGGCGCTCGCCCGGCTCGTCGAACGCGCTGGCCGCGCCGCCGGCCGCAGGTACGTCGCCGCGCCGACCGGCCCGCTCGCGACGTTCGGGCCGCAGCCGCTCGTGCCGGGCGCCTCGATGGCCGCCGCCTACTCGACGGGCGCGATCGGGGCGAGCGCGATCGGCACCGTCACCTACCGCGACGGCGCGACGGTCTACGGCTTCGGCCACCAGCTCGACGGCGCAGGGCGCCGCTCGCTCGTGCTGCAGGACGCCTACGTCTTCACCGTCGTCGACAACCCGCTCGACACGAGCGAGTCGAGCTCCTACAAGCTGGCCGCGCCGGGGCACGCGCTCGGGACGCTCTCCAACGACGCGCCGGCCGCCGTCGTCGGCACCGTCGGAGAGAGCGCTCCGACGATCCCGTTCACCGTCCGGGTCCGCGATCGCGATCGCGGCAGAACGCTGCGGCAGCGGACCGAGGTGGCGGACGAGGTCGACGTCGGCGACCCGACCGGCCAGGGCCTGCTGCCGACGATCGGCCCGATGGCGCTCGCGCAGGCGGTGACGGCGGCGTTCGACGGCGCGCCGGCGCGCGAGAGCGGCGTGCTCTGCCTGCGCGTGACGGTGCGCGAGGCGCGCTCGCCGCTGCGGTTCTGCAACCGCTACGTCGCCAACGGCCAGGACACCGGCGGCGTGCCCGCGCTGGCGCTCGCGATGGGCAGCGACGTGACGAGCGCGCTGACGGCAGTCGACCAGGCCCGTTTCGCGAACCTCCACGTCACCTCCGTCTACGCCGACGTCGCGTTCTCGCGCGGCCTGGAGCTGGCGACGATCGTTGGGGTCAGCGGTCCGCGCGCGCTCCGTCGCGGCGGCACGGCGCGGGTGCGCCTGCGCGTGCGCGAGTTCCGCGGTCCGCTGCGCACGATCCCGGTGACGCTCTCGGTCCCGCGCGACGCGCCGCTCGGCGAGCAGCAGCTGCGGATCGCCGGCACGCCGCTCGACACGGTCGACAGCGGCGGCGAGACGACGCTCGTGATCGACGTCGGCGGGGGCGGCGACGGGACCGACGGCGGCGGCGCGCAGTCGATGGAGGAGGTGCGGGCCCGCTTCGGCGGCACCGCGCGCTACGACGGGCTGCGGGCGCGGCTGGGCTCCGCGCGCTGGCGCGCCGCACGCGACGATCGCCTGCGGATCGACGGGCGCGGCACGCTTGATGTCGTCGTGAAGCGCGCTGGGAGCGGGCGCTAGCTCAGGCGGTTCTCGATCGAGAGTGGGGCGGCGGGCGCCGCCTCGCCCTCGGGCGCTGCCTGCGGCTCGGGCGCGGCCGGCTGCTCGACACCGAGCACCTGCGCCAGCTCGCCGCTCTCGTACATCTCGGCGACGATGTCGGCGCCGCCGATCAGCTCGCCTCTGACGAACAGCTGCGGGATCGTCGGCCAGTTCGAGAGCGCCGACAGCTCTTGGCGGATGCGCGGGTCGGGCAGGATGTCGACCGCCGCGAACGGGGTGTCGAGCGCCTGCAGCGCCGCCGCGGTGCGCGCCGAGAAGCCGCACATCGGCTGCTCCGGCGTGCCCTTCATGAACAGGATGACCGGGTTCTCGGCGATCGCTTCGCTGATCGCGTCCCGGAGTGGGTTCGGCTGGTCGCTCACGATGAAGTCCTCACTGGGGCCTTGGTCTGCAGGGCGAGGGCGTGGATGCGTCCCCCGAGCTCGCCCTCGAACACGTCGTAGACGAGCCGGTGCTGGGCGATCCGGCTCAGTCCCTCGAACTGGGGTGCGACGACGACGGCCTCGAAGTGGTGCCCGTCGTCCCCCTTGACGTCCGCGGAGGAGCCCGGGAGCCCTTCCTCGATCCGCTGCTTCAGCTCTTCGCTCGTCGCCATAGAGGTCAAGAGTAGCGAGGCTCGTCGCGCTTCCGGGGGTCGCTACACTGAATGAAGTGATGGGGCGCGCACTGGCGTCCCACGCCCGAGCACCAGCGAACCCGACGGAGACGCACATGATCACGCTCACCGAGAAAGGCGCGGAGAAGGTCCACGAGTTCCTTGCTTCGCAGGGCTCCGAAGTCGAGACCGCCGGCCTGCGCGTCGGCGTCCGCGGCGGCGGCTGCTCGGGCTTCCAGTACGCGCTCGCGTTCGACCAGGAGCGCGACGGCGACGTCGTCTTCGAGGACAGAGGCATCCGCCTGCTGGTCGACAAGCCGAGCCTCCCGTACGTCCACGGCTCCGTGATCGACTACGTCGACGAGATGCAGGGCGCCGGCTTCAAGGTCGACAACCCCAACGTCGTCGCGGCCTGCGGCTGCGGCTCCTCCTTCCGCGTGGCGGAGGAGGAAGAGGTCTCGGCGGTCTGACGCCGTCCGGGCGGCGCGTTCACGCGCCGCCCGCCTGAAGCGGAGTTCCGCATGAGAGCTCTGTAAAGGTTCGGGTAACCCGCGCGGGAGCCGCCTGCATCCGCGATAGGATCCGCACGATGCGCATTGCCCTGGTCTCGCCCTATTCGTGGACCTACCCGGGCGGCGTCACTCGGCACATCGAGGCCCTCGCCGAGTCTTTTCTGACCGACGGCCATGACGTGCGTGTGCTCGCTCCCTTCGATCCCGACGATCGCAGGACCCGGTTGCTGCACAGAGGCGCCGCTCCGCAGCGGCGTGAGGTTCC encodes:
- a CDS encoding TetR/AcrR family transcriptional regulator, with protein sequence MLADVALSDRQREILDVARSLLAEEGADALTMGRLARRLGIKPPSLYKHFADRTAIETLLVAEGFEATARGLEAAGPSLAQLGAAYRASALAQPQLYRLMTDRPLARERLPAGVEERAAAPLVAAAGGDPDLARAVWAFAHGMVSLELAGRFPPGAELEGAWTLALAAFERAAG
- a CDS encoding DUF4260 family protein, with the protein product MPALSPAAPARTTTPRSAADRPARDRAAAAERPRFGAARAVYAGLAVLLLAFALFEIVKHGAWLPGLAGLLGPDLALLAGAGAGLARGQLHPRAVPLYNALHRWWPALALTLIALPDPVPLSLFIAGVAWCAHIAVDRACGYGLRDHEGFQRAR
- a CDS encoding DUF2804 family protein → MAPTTDDARAASEPAATGASDAGASGTAGAGGAFGPYRGRFGAARPAALAALALPPARMPGWRGARPLKQWRYVGVYGAELMVCVGAVRVGLGRQSFWAVWDRSAERLHERTRLSRGGVRLAMAEPGRVTVRDGDVQIDLTLDEVDGVETLCPHGGAYAWTRKQGGVRAHGRVVLDGVEHALDAAAVVDDSAGYHARHTAWRWSAGVGTTADGRAAAWNLVEGINDPVHGSERTVWLDGIPVEAAPATFADDLGRVTTDDGGDLRFSAEALRERNENLLLVRSSYRQPFGTFAGTLPGGVELAEGRGVMEAHTAAW
- a CDS encoding carbon-nitrogen hydrolase family protein → MRAAAIQLNSTEDRDRNLAVADRLVRAAASDGATFVVLPEKWSVLGTPAQLAAGAEPLDGAAISWARTTARELGIDLVAGSIVEHVVGHDKRANTSVHVGPDGEIRATYRKVHLFDVEVGGTVYRESDGEEPGGELVTSALAGGVELGMAVCYDLRFPELFRILALRGARVVTLPSAFTLATTRDHWEILLRARAIENQSFVVAPNQIGPHPPGNQSGGRSMIVDPWGLVLATAPDEEGYVTADLDFAHQEEIRARLPALANRRPAAYAWPEGAAA
- a CDS encoding TetR/AcrR family transcriptional regulator, whose translation is MARTQAAVDKRRLILDAAVRVFARQGFHTCRVSDIADEARVAYGLVYHYFKSKDEILDTLFLERWGILLRAIAEVDAQEIPPREKLHAIASFIVDSYSHDPDLMKVIIVEVTRAANTFGRTHLPQIKQAYVQIAAIVDRAQRDGVFRDDVTPDFAAMAFYGAVEQVLTGWIFSLLPVGDREYENAKTLIVETICGGLERVEG
- a CDS encoding phage holin family protein — its product is MPADDPTTKNIAQAITEVSEKASLLVREEIELAKAEISARVTKLVKGAIVGIAAGIFVVVGLLYLIESAAWGVWQISGWGTNYWFGFLVVALVLFLLGGLAGALAYKAVKAGAPPTPEMAIGEAKKIRETVTAQSADAAPPVPGSTTRGTS
- a CDS encoding DUF3618 domain-containing protein, coding for MPPTRTPEQIRASIEANRRDLGASLEVLRGQVEELTDWRKQLAAKQREAIIAAAVTGFVLGGGIAAVGGIVFGRRRRKKRRR
- a CDS encoding DegV family protein, which translates into the protein MAPVAIVTDTCHYLPRQLVAARGIHEVSLYVHWDGREDREAELPDFDGYYAHLATTGSLPTTSQPSIGDFLAVYEPLLDEGRDVVSIHLAGGMSGTVQAAEQAREQLGERAARVHVLDSASACGGEGLMVLAAHAAAARGTTAEEVVEHARAAREALKMWFAIDTLEYLRRGGRIAAAQAWLGSALRIKPILTVESEITPIERVRTSGRAFERMVEYLRTRHDDGADGWVVQHIQAPQECARLVERGREIYGTDPVFVSEIGPVIGTHVGPGLLGVGALPLSHLS
- a CDS encoding glutaredoxin family protein is translated as MVTTLYRCPTPTDVLCPCGRVARALRRAGVEYDEVRVPHRRSRRAQIEQLTGQRRVPVVELDGEAICDSRRIVEHLSARAR
- the grxD gene encoding Grx4 family monothiol glutaredoxin, which produces MSDQPNPLRDAISEAIAENPVILFMKGTPEQPMCGFSARTAAALQALDTPFAAVDILPDPRIRQELSALSNWPTIPQLFVRGELIGGADIVAEMYESGELAQVLGVEQPAAPEPQAAPEGEAAPAAPLSIENRLS
- a CDS encoding BolA family protein, whose product is MATSEELKQRIEEGLPGSSADVKGDDGHHFEAVVVAPQFEGLSRIAQHRLVYDVFEGELGGRIHALALQTKAPVRTSS
- a CDS encoding HesB/IscA family protein, with product MITLTEKGAEKVHEFLASQGSEVETAGLRVGVRGGGCSGFQYALAFDQERDGDVVFEDRGIRLLVDKPSLPYVHGSVIDYVDEMQGAGFKVDNPNVVAACGCGSSFRVAEEEEVSAV